In Candidatus Sulfurimonas marisnigri, a single genomic region encodes these proteins:
- a CDS encoding flagellin — translation MGFRINTNIGAMNAHRNASMNNVGLDKSLNSLSSGLRINRAADDASGLAIANKLSAQSQGLGQAVKNSNDAVALIQTADGAMEEQLNISKRIRVLAVQSANDTQDTASRAFITNEVTELTAEYNQISTSTTFNDKVLLGGSTLAFHIGHRAADTKSVTMPNIAALVAPNVSTAVLSTAAITTMDTLIGVLNTGRSTLGAVQNSLESVVRNISTTQVNVSAAESNIRDVDFAQESATFAKHNILAQSGSYAMSQANAVQQNVLKLLQ, via the coding sequence ATGGGCTTTAGAATTAACACGAACATAGGTGCTATGAACGCACACAGAAACGCTTCAATGAATAATGTTGGACTTGATAAAAGTCTTAATTCACTAAGTTCAGGTCTTAGAATCAATCGTGCTGCAGATGATGCATCTGGTTTGGCAATTGCAAATAAACTTTCAGCACAGTCTCAAGGTTTGGGACAAGCGGTTAAAAATTCAAATGATGCTGTTGCTCTTATTCAAACAGCAGATGGCGCAATGGAAGAGCAATTAAACATTTCAAAAAGAATTAGAGTTCTTGCCGTTCAATCAGCCAATGATACACAAGATACTGCTTCTCGTGCATTTATTACAAATGAAGTGACAGAGCTTACAGCAGAATATAATCAAATATCTACAAGTACAACATTTAATGATAAAGTGCTTTTAGGTGGTTCAACACTTGCTTTTCATATTGGACATCGAGCTGCTGATACGAAATCTGTTACTATGCCAAATATTGCGGCATTAGTTGCACCTAATGTATCTACTGCTGTTTTGTCAACTGCAGCGATTACCACTATGGATACTCTTATTGGGGTATTAAATACTGGTAGATCAACTCTTGGTGCTGTACAAAACTCATTAGAGTCAGTTGTTAGAAATATTTCTACAACACAGGTTAATGTATCGGCTGCGGAATCAAATATCCGTGATGTTGACTTTGCTCAAGAGAGTGCAACATTTGCAAAACACAACATTTTAGCTCAATCTGGTTCGTATGCTATGAGTCAAGCTAATGCTGTTCAACAAAATGTATTAAAACTACTTCAATAG
- a CDS encoding flagellin gives MGFRINTNIGAMNAHRNASMNNVGLDKSLNSLSSGLRINRAADDASGLAIANKLSAQSQGLGQAIKNSNDAISLIQTADGAMDEQINIAKRIRVLAVQSANDTQDTASRAFITNEVTELTTEYNQISTSTTFNDRVLLGGSALSFHIGHKATDLKAVTMPLVAVLGSTDVTTAGTAATAITTMDTLIGTLNTGRSNLGATQNSLESVVRNISTTQVNVTAAESNIRDVDFAQESANFAKHNILAQSGSYAMSQANAVQQNVLRLLQ, from the coding sequence ATGGGATTTAGAATAAACACAAACATAGGTGCTATGAACGCACACAGAAATGCTTCAATGAACAATGTTGGACTTGATAAAAGTCTTAATTCACTAAGTTCAGGTCTTAGAATCAATCGTGCTGCAGATGATGCATCTGGTTTGGCAATTGCAAATAAACTTTCAGCACAGTCTCAAGGTTTAGGACAAGCGATTAAAAATTCAAATGATGCTATTTCTCTTATTCAAACAGCAGATGGTGCAATGGATGAGCAAATCAATATTGCAAAAAGAATTAGAGTTCTTGCAGTTCAATCAGCCAATGATACACAAGATACTGCTTCTCGTGCATTTATTACAAATGAAGTTACAGAGCTTACTACAGAATACAACCAAATATCTACAAGTACAACATTTAATGATAGAGTGCTTTTAGGTGGTTCAGCACTTAGTTTTCATATTGGACATAAAGCAACAGACTTAAAAGCTGTTACTATGCCACTTGTTGCAGTATTAGGTTCAACTGATGTAACTACAGCGGGAACAGCAGCTACAGCGATTACTACTATGGATACTCTAATCGGTACATTAAATACTGGTAGATCAAATCTTGGTGCTACACAAAACTCATTAGAGTCAGTTGTTAGAAATATTTCTACAACACAGGTGAATGTAACAGCTGCGGAATCAAATATCCGTGATGTTGACTTTGCGCAAGAGAGTGCAAACTTTGCAAAACACAATATTTTAGCTCAATCTGGTTCTTATGCTATGAGCCAAGCTAATGCTGTTCAGCAAAACGTGTTGAGATTGTTACAATAG
- a CDS encoding flagellin: MGFRINTNIGAMNAHRNASMNNVGLDKSLNSLSSGLRINRAADDASGLAIANKLSAQSQGLGQAIKNSNDAVALIQTADGAMDEQINIAKRIRVLAVQSANDTQDAASRAFITNEVTELTTEYNQISTSTTFNDRVLLAGSALSFHIGHKATDLKAVTMPTVATLAVTDVTTATLAATAITTMDTLIGTLNTGRSNLGATQNSLESVIRNISTTQVNVTAAESNIRDVDFAQESANFAKHNILAQSGSYAMSQANAVQQNVLRLLQ, encoded by the coding sequence ATGGGATTTAGAATAAACACAAACATCGGTGCTATGAACGCACACAGAAACGCTTCAATGAACAATGTTGGACTTGATAAAAGTCTTAATTCACTAAGTTCAGGTCTTAGAATCAATCGTGCTGCAGATGATGCATCTGGTTTGGCAATTGCAAATAAACTTTCAGCACAGTCTCAAGGTTTAGGACAAGCGATTAAAAATTCAAATGATGCTGTTGCTCTTATTCAAACAGCAGATGGTGCAATGGATGAGCAAATCAATATTGCTAAAAGAATTAGAGTTCTTGCAGTTCAATCAGCTAATGATACTCAAGATGCTGCTTCTCGTGCATTTATTACAAATGAAGTTACAGAGCTTACTACAGAATACAACCAAATATCTACAAGTACAACATTTAATGATAGAGTGCTTTTAGCTGGTTCAGCTCTTAGTTTTCATATTGGACATAAAGCAACAGACTTAAAAGCTGTTACTATGCCAACTGTTGCAACACTGGCTGTTACTGATGTAACAACAGCAACTTTAGCAGCAACAGCGATTACTACTATGGATACTCTAATCGGTACATTAAATACTGGTAGATCAAATCTTGGTGCTACACAAAACTCATTAGAGTCAGTTATTAGAAATATTTCTACAACACAGGTGAATGTAACAGCTGCGGAATCAAATATCCGTGATGTTGACTTTGCGCAAGAGAGTGCAAACTTTGCAAAACACAATATTTTAGCTCAATCTGGTTCTTATGCTATGAGTCAAGCTAATGCTGTTCAACAAAACGTTCTTAGATTACTTCAGTAA
- a CDS encoding flagellin, producing the protein MGFRINTNIGAMNAHRNASMNNVGLDKSLNSLSSGLRINRAADDASGLAIANKLSAQSQGLGQAIKNSNDAISLIQTADGAMDEQVNIAKRIRVLAVQSANDTQDTASRAFITNEVTELTTEYNQISTSTTFNDKVLLAGSTLAFHIGHKAGDTKAVIMPNVAALVAPVVNTAATAAAAITTMDTLIGTLNTGRSNLGATQNSLESVVRNISTTQVNVTAAESNIRDVDFAAESANFAKHNILAQSGSYAMSQANAVQQNVLRLLQ; encoded by the coding sequence ATGGGATTTAGAATAAACACAAACATAGGTGCTATGAACGCACACAGAAACGCTTCAATGAACAATGTTGGACTTGATAAAAGTCTTAATTCACTAAGTTCAGGTCTTAGAATCAATCGTGCTGCAGATGATGCATCTGGTTTGGCAATTGCAAATAAACTTTCAGCACAGTCTCAAGGTTTAGGACAAGCGATTAAAAATTCAAATGATGCTATTTCTCTTATTCAAACAGCAGATGGTGCAATGGATGAGCAGGTTAATATTGCTAAAAGAATTAGAGTTCTTGCAGTTCAATCAGCCAATGATACACAAGATACTGCTTCTCGTGCATTTATTACAAATGAAGTTACAGAGCTTACTACAGAATACAACCAAATATCTACAAGTACAACATTTAATGATAAAGTGCTTTTAGCTGGTTCAACACTTGCTTTTCATATCGGACATAAAGCTGGTGATACGAAAGCTGTTATTATGCCAAATGTTGCAGCATTAGTTGCACCTGTTGTGAATACAGCGGCAACTGCAGCTGCAGCGATTACTACTATGGATACTCTAATCGGTACATTAAATACTGGTAGATCAAATCTTGGTGCTACACAAAACTCATTAGAGTCAGTTGTTAGAAATATTTCTACAACACAAGTAAATGTAACAGCTGCGGAATCAAATATCCGTGATGTTGACTTTGCAGCAGAAAGTGCAAACTTTGCAAAACACAATATTTTAGCTCAATCTGGTTCTTATGCTATGAGTCAAGCTAATGCTGTTCAGCAAAATGTGCTTAGATTATTACAATAA
- the topA gene encoding type I DNA topoisomerase — protein MNLIIVESPAKAKTIKNFLGKEYEVIASKGHIRDLPKSRFGITVEEETQHLVPAYSVAKENSAIVKEIKALAKKADTIYIATDEDREGEAIGWHIAHAIKKDPEELPRIVFHEITETAIKHALENARKIDMDMVNAQQARRMLDRVVGYKLSPLLASKIQKGLSGGRVQSSTLKLVVDREREIKAFIPVEYWTIDTLFKKDIEATLTTHMGVKLSKMSIEDKDDAEAIEKSVKADSFTISKIETKTRNSKTPPPFMTSTLQQTASSKLGFTPKKTMMVAQALYEGVKTPSGTSGVITYMRTDSLNLAHEAVTGVRGVIESRFGAKYLPKEPKVYNKKSKGAQEAHEAIRPTMLQFTPEVASSFLKADEIKLYRLIYERFMSCQMEDAVFEQQSIIFTGKESEYRASGRKLTFDGFYALTGAEDKDKLLPTLVEGDKADIQSIKPEQHFTEPPARYSEAALIKKLESEGVGRPSTYAPTIATLSGRTYVTIEKKQIIPTEIAFTVTDMLEKNFANIVDISFTANMEEKLDEVAEGNSNWQELLSEFYFPFMEQVAEGKEKIVSLKLAKPLGRACPKCGEELLLRSGRFGNFVACSGFPACKYTEQVDADGNKVEVVVETSDVKCEKCGKDMIVKNGRNGQFLACSDYPDCKNTKSISVEEKTSETPCPDCGGKISLKNSRRGPFWGCENYPDCKFISKFEPTKIKCEEKGCNGLLAERTYRKKEVYECVKCKARTPREEETKEESKE, from the coding sequence TTGAACTTAATTATCGTCGAATCACCAGCTAAAGCTAAAACTATCAAAAACTTCCTTGGCAAGGAGTATGAGGTTATCGCATCCAAAGGACATATACGAGATTTACCTAAGTCTCGCTTTGGAATAACCGTAGAAGAAGAGACTCAACATCTTGTACCGGCCTACAGTGTTGCAAAAGAGAACTCTGCCATTGTAAAAGAGATTAAAGCGCTTGCAAAGAAAGCTGATACGATATATATCGCGACCGATGAGGATCGTGAGGGTGAGGCTATAGGATGGCATATTGCCCATGCTATAAAAAAAGATCCTGAGGAACTTCCTCGTATAGTTTTTCATGAAATTACAGAGACTGCGATAAAACATGCACTTGAAAATGCTCGTAAGATAGATATGGATATGGTAAATGCACAACAAGCTCGTCGTATGCTTGACCGTGTTGTTGGTTATAAACTATCGCCTCTACTAGCTTCAAAAATTCAAAAAGGTCTTTCAGGTGGTCGTGTTCAATCTTCAACCCTTAAACTTGTAGTTGACCGTGAAAGGGAGATAAAAGCATTTATCCCAGTTGAATACTGGACTATAGATACGCTGTTTAAAAAAGACATTGAAGCAACTCTTACAACACATATGGGTGTTAAATTATCAAAAATGTCTATAGAGGACAAAGATGATGCAGAGGCTATAGAGAAAAGTGTTAAAGCAGATAGTTTTACAATCTCTAAAATAGAGACTAAAACAAGAAATAGCAAAACCCCACCACCATTTATGACTTCAACTCTACAACAAACTGCTTCATCTAAATTAGGATTTACTCCTAAAAAGACTATGATGGTAGCACAGGCACTTTACGAGGGTGTAAAAACTCCTAGTGGAACTTCTGGTGTTATTACATATATGAGAACAGACTCATTAAACCTTGCCCATGAAGCTGTAACTGGTGTTCGTGGTGTAATAGAGAGTAGATTTGGTGCAAAATACCTGCCAAAAGAGCCAAAGGTTTATAACAAAAAATCTAAAGGTGCTCAAGAGGCTCACGAAGCTATCCGTCCGACAATGCTACAGTTTACTCCAGAGGTTGCGTCATCATTTTTAAAAGCTGATGAGATTAAACTTTACCGTCTAATTTATGAGAGATTTATGTCTTGCCAAATGGAAGATGCTGTATTTGAGCAACAAAGTATAATTTTTACTGGTAAAGAGAGTGAATATAGAGCAAGTGGTAGAAAACTTACTTTTGATGGCTTTTATGCACTAACTGGAGCTGAAGATAAAGATAAACTTCTTCCAACATTAGTAGAGGGTGATAAAGCTGATATACAAAGTATCAAGCCTGAGCAACATTTCACTGAGCCACCGGCAAGGTATTCTGAGGCTGCACTAATTAAAAAACTAGAGAGTGAAGGTGTAGGACGTCCTTCTACCTATGCTCCAACTATTGCGACACTTAGTGGTCGTACTTATGTAACTATTGAGAAAAAACAAATTATTCCAACTGAGATTGCATTTACTGTAACTGATATGCTGGAGAAAAACTTTGCTAACATAGTTGACATCTCTTTTACAGCCAACATGGAGGAGAAACTTGATGAAGTTGCAGAGGGAAATAGCAACTGGCAAGAACTTTTAAGTGAATTTTACTTTCCTTTTATGGAACAGGTGGCTGAAGGTAAAGAGAAGATTGTTTCTTTAAAACTTGCTAAGCCTCTTGGCAGAGCTTGTCCTAAATGTGGCGAAGAGTTACTTCTTCGATCTGGTAGATTCGGAAATTTTGTTGCATGTAGCGGCTTTCCTGCATGTAAATACACGGAGCAAGTTGATGCAGATGGAAATAAAGTAGAAGTAGTAGTTGAGACTAGTGATGTAAAGTGTGAAAAATGTGGCAAAGATATGATTGTGAAAAATGGTAGAAATGGCCAATTTTTAGCATGTAGTGATTATCCTGATTGTAAAAATACTAAGAGTATAAGTGTTGAAGAAAAAACTTCTGAAACTCCTTGCCCTGACTGTGGTGGTAAAATAAGTCTTAAAAATTCTCGTCGTGGTCCTTTTTGGGGATGTGAGAATTATCCTGATTGTAAATTTATATCCAAATTCGAACCAACAAAAATAAAATGTGAAGAAAAAGGGTGTAATGGTCTCTTAGCTGAAAGAACTTATAGAAAAAAAGAAGTTTATGAGTGTGTTAAATGTAAAGCTAGAACACCAAGAGAAGAAGAAACGAAAGAAGAG